The following are from one region of the bacterium genome:
- the pheA gene encoding chorismate mutase — protein sequence MESPPPDQRILNLRNAIDTVDSRIIELLQERASLAQEIGQVKKKIGMAILDPGREGKVKKKLAAGAQGPMDTEQLVRIYEVIMAESRRLQEED from the coding sequence CCGACCAGCGGATCCTCAACCTTCGAAACGCCATCGACACCGTGGACAGCCGCATTATCGAGCTTCTGCAGGAACGGGCCTCCCTCGCCCAGGAGATCGGCCAGGTGAAAAAGAAGATCGGCATGGCCATCCTGGATCCGGGCCGGGAGGGGAAGGTGAAAAAGAAGCTCGCCGCCGGCGCCCAGGGCCCCATGGACACCGAACAGCTGGTGAGGATCTACGAGGTCATCATGGCGGAAAGCCGGCGGTTGCAGGAGGAGGACTAG